One window from the genome of Brachyhypopomus gauderio isolate BG-103 unplaced genomic scaffold, BGAUD_0.2 sc82, whole genome shotgun sequence encodes:
- the cib3 gene encoding calcium and integrin-binding family member 3, translating into MGSKQSIFTPQQLDAYQYCTYFTRKEILRLFHRYRDLAPHLVPLDYTSQPDVRVPYEFIGCMPELKDNPFKQRIAEVFSEDGEGNMTLDDFLDMFSAMSEMAPRDLKAFYAFKIYDFNNDDFICKSDLEKTLNRLTRNELSKTEVDLVCKKVLNEADMDNDGRLSLEDFQNMIAKAPEFLSTFHIRI; encoded by the exons ATGGGGAGCAAACAGAGCATCTTCACACCTCAGCAGCTGGACGCGTACCAG TACTGTACATATTTCACCAGAAAAGAAATATTAAG ATTGTTCCACAGATATCGTGATTTGGCTCCGCATCTCGTGCCGCTCGATTACACCAGCCAGCCAGATGTGCGCGTGCCCTACGAGTTCATTGGCTGCATGCCGGAGCTGAAG GATAACCCTTTTAAACAGAGGATCGCGGAGGTTTTTTCCGAAGATGGAGAAGGAAACATGACGTTGGATGACTTCTTGGACATGTTCTCAGCGATGAGTGAAATGGCACCAAGGGACTTGAAAGCCTTCTACGCCTTTAAAATCTATG ACTTCAACAACGACGACTTCATTTGCAAGTCGGACCTGGAGAAGACTCTGAACAGGCTGACGCGTAACGAGCTGTCAAAGACCGAGGTGGACCTGGTGTGTAAGAAGGTCCTCAACGAGGCGGACATGGACAACGATGGCCGCCTGTCGTTGGAGGACTTCCAGAACATGATCGCCAAGGCTCCCGAGTTCCTCAG CACGTTCCACATCAGAATATGA